In Thauera sp. JM12B12, one DNA window encodes the following:
- a CDS encoding translocation/assembly module TamB domain-containing protein, with protein sequence MPEQPAGLDRDAPPAAAPRRSPETPPRRRWLRWLGWGVALPVATLVGASAWLLGTQSGLDAGLALAERATGGALQAEGARGRVLGGFQADTIAWRTTDLELELHQFALAWRPGALLQGRVHIDELSAARVRLAQTVAEDAPEAAPPSAPASLELPVAVELTRLAVGVFAMRDLPAAQHGRDALSAAAEAVERAEAAVTDPAIAAEAVTEVAAEQGVVFSALEAALDSDGRHHRLRALTLDLPQGKAKVALALDGASPFPLSGEGSLEGVIEAHPLALKIGLANTLLEPRLQAEGQLAGTQVQVVAEAASFAPNPLRRLKIDAGDFDPAIFLAGAPQAALSLQAELAAPTAHDGLLTGPVRLTNSRPAAVDASGIPLQALSAVLDWRSGEVALDALAIRLPGEGRIDGRIAWRPPQATSAASPPVDAAAAGDGAADGGEEPSEKVTTAPGFGQLVAALELVGIDTRQLDTRLPRQIVAGRVDAEADALRQQVRVGLEAGRARIEAEATVAVLAVEAATGSAADAGGDEAGPTPRRRLVLDARLRDVDPRALVPTAPSARLNLDLKADATLPPTGLPQRATVDFRIPDSVLEGLPLSGDGRVRLEGQRLPELRLALSVAGNALEASGALGAASDSLAVRLDAPKLSAIGFGLAGRAGAEGRVGGTLEAPNGALQFFGEGLSLPGAVRLAGVNGSARLDAGMDGPFTLALGLSGLGPAGRDADGKVQADWLASARLSAEGTRAQHRLELSAATPEQQGVADALRLVLQGGMAAGDSARWRGQLAALESAGRFVARLVAPATLELAPDGVRLGAAELNAGDKGRIRLQETAWSPTQSVLRGDLSGLVLDLEPKRRDGRPRRNADPLTLGARWDLSVGRTLQGEARVFRETGDLSVEGELRTRLGLETLEAVLDARGDRLTLSLDARGREFGSVQGEVGLRARRGADGVWRVPPETALGGSARLDMPSITWLGRLARENIETAGRVSGRVGIGGTLAAPRASGRIEGRALGFTLIDQGLILAGGELDLDFDSDSLRLERLEFVSTNRVRPRENRIPFDRLTATPGRFTARGAVALASGEGSFRFDADRLPLLQRDDRWMLVSGAGSARSTWSSLALDAEFRADAGYIEFAESPPPSLSDDVVVLGRQEAAAGEGGFAVTADVRVSLGDALYLSALGLETRLAGDLRIRLQPGRPLSAVGTISTVGGSYRGYGQSLSIERGVVNFQGALDAPGLNIVALRKGLEVEAGVAVTGSAKRPQIRLVSEPNVPDPAKLSWIVLGRAPDAGSGADLGLLLPAAAGLLGGPGGGMTEELSRSLGFDSFSFGQGELNSTSRAASSRVLGSGSTVASGPSVSGQVLSLGKRLGPDLFLSFEQSLGGAATLVKLTYQISRRMSVIARGGTDTALDVHYGFSFR encoded by the coding sequence ATGCCTGAGCAGCCCGCCGGCCTCGACCGCGATGCGCCCCCGGCCGCCGCGCCCCGACGCTCGCCCGAGACGCCTCCCCGGCGGCGCTGGCTGCGTTGGCTGGGCTGGGGGGTGGCCTTGCCGGTGGCGACGCTGGTTGGCGCCAGCGCCTGGTTGCTCGGCACGCAGTCCGGACTCGATGCCGGCCTGGCGCTCGCCGAGCGCGCGACCGGCGGCGCGCTGCAGGCGGAGGGGGCACGCGGGCGCGTGCTCGGCGGTTTCCAGGCCGACACGATTGCCTGGCGCACGACCGATCTCGAGCTCGAGCTGCACCAGTTCGCCTTGGCCTGGCGGCCGGGCGCGCTGCTGCAGGGCCGGGTCCATATCGACGAGCTGAGCGCGGCCCGCGTGCGGCTCGCCCAGACGGTGGCCGAGGACGCGCCGGAGGCCGCGCCGCCGAGCGCGCCCGCATCGCTCGAGCTGCCGGTGGCGGTCGAGCTGACGCGGCTCGCGGTGGGCGTGTTCGCGATGCGCGACCTGCCCGCCGCGCAGCATGGGCGGGACGCGCTGTCGGCTGCGGCCGAGGCCGTGGAGCGCGCCGAGGCGGCCGTCACCGACCCGGCGATCGCCGCCGAGGCGGTGACCGAGGTGGCCGCGGAGCAGGGTGTGGTGTTCTCCGCGCTCGAGGCCGCGCTCGACAGCGACGGCCGTCATCATCGCCTGCGCGCGCTCACGCTCGATCTGCCGCAGGGCAAGGCGAAAGTGGCGCTGGCGCTCGATGGCGCCTCGCCTTTCCCGCTCAGCGGCGAGGGCAGTTTGGAGGGCGTCATCGAAGCCCATCCCCTGGCGTTGAAAATTGGCCTGGCCAACACCCTGCTCGAGCCGCGCCTGCAGGCCGAGGGCCAGCTTGCGGGCACGCAGGTGCAGGTGGTGGCCGAGGCCGCAAGCTTCGCGCCTAACCCGCTACGCCGCTTGAAGATCGACGCAGGCGACTTCGATCCTGCCATCTTCCTTGCCGGCGCCCCGCAGGCAGCCCTCAGCCTGCAGGCCGAGCTTGCGGCACCGACAGCCCATGACGGCCTGCTCACCGGCCCGGTGCGCCTGACCAACAGCCGCCCGGCGGCCGTGGACGCCAGCGGCATCCCGCTGCAGGCGCTCTCTGCCGTGCTCGACTGGCGCAGCGGAGAGGTCGCGCTCGACGCGCTCGCGATCCGACTGCCGGGCGAGGGGCGCATCGACGGCCGCATCGCCTGGCGTCCGCCGCAGGCCACCTCCGCAGCGTCGCCGCCGGTCGATGCAGCGGCGGCGGGCGACGGTGCAGCAGACGGCGGCGAGGAGCCTTCGGAGAAGGTGACGACCGCTCCCGGCTTCGGTCAGCTCGTCGCCGCTCTCGAACTCGTCGGCATCGACACCCGGCAGCTCGACACCCGCCTGCCGCGCCAGATCGTCGCCGGGCGCGTCGACGCCGAGGCCGACGCGCTGCGTCAGCAGGTGCGCGTCGGCCTCGAGGCGGGACGCGCGCGCATCGAGGCCGAGGCGACGGTGGCGGTGCTTGCGGTGGAGGCCGCGACCGGGTCCGCGGCGGATGCAGGCGGGGACGAGGCCGGCCCCACGCCGCGCCGGCGCCTGGTCCTCGACGCCCGGCTACGCGACGTGGATCCGCGTGCGCTCGTCCCCACGGCGCCGTCCGCGCGCCTGAACCTCGATCTGAAAGCCGACGCCACGCTGCCGCCCACGGGGCTGCCACAACGGGCCACGGTCGATTTCCGCATCCCGGACAGTGTGCTCGAAGGCCTGCCGCTCAGTGGCGATGGTCGCGTGCGTCTCGAAGGCCAGCGCCTGCCCGAGCTGCGCCTCGCCCTGAGTGTGGCGGGCAACGCGCTCGAAGCGAGCGGCGCACTCGGCGCTGCGAGCGACAGCCTTGCCGTGCGCCTGGACGCACCGAAACTGTCGGCGATCGGTTTCGGCCTGGCTGGCCGCGCGGGCGCCGAGGGGCGGGTCGGCGGGACGCTGGAGGCGCCGAACGGCGCGCTTCAGTTCTTCGGCGAAGGTCTGAGCCTGCCCGGCGCAGTGCGGCTGGCCGGCGTCAACGGCAGTGCCCGGCTCGACGCCGGCATGGACGGGCCGTTCACGCTGGCGCTCGGCCTGTCCGGCCTCGGGCCCGCAGGGCGTGACGCCGACGGCAAGGTTCAGGCCGACTGGCTTGCCAGCGCGCGATTGAGCGCCGAGGGCACGCGCGCGCAGCATCGGCTCGAGCTCAGCGCCGCCACGCCCGAGCAGCAGGGCGTCGCCGACGCGCTGCGCCTCGTGCTGCAGGGCGGGATGGCGGCGGGCGATTCCGCGCGCTGGCGTGGCCAGCTCGCCGCACTCGAGAGCGCCGGGCGCTTCGTCGCGCGCCTGGTCGCGCCGGCAACGCTCGAGCTCGCGCCCGATGGCGTGCGCCTGGGCGCGGCCGAGCTCAATGCCGGCGACAAGGGCCGCATCCGCCTGCAGGAGACGGCGTGGTCGCCGACCCAGAGCGTGCTGCGCGGCGATCTCAGCGGGCTCGTGCTCGATCTCGAGCCGAAGCGGCGCGACGGTCGGCCGCGCCGCAACGCCGATCCGCTCACCCTCGGCGCGCGCTGGGACCTGTCCGTGGGCCGCACGCTGCAGGGCGAGGCGAGGGTGTTCCGCGAGACCGGCGACCTCAGCGTCGAGGGCGAGCTCCGCACCCGGCTCGGCCTGGAGACCCTGGAGGCGGTACTCGACGCGCGCGGCGACCGGCTGACGCTCAGCCTCGACGCGCGCGGGCGCGAGTTCGGCAGCGTGCAGGGCGAGGTCGGGCTGCGCGCGCGCCGTGGCGCCGATGGCGTGTGGCGCGTGCCGCCCGAGACGGCGCTCGGTGGCTCGGCCCGGCTCGACATGCCCTCGATCACCTGGCTAGGCCGGCTGGCGCGCGAGAACATCGAAACCGCGGGACGGGTCTCCGGCCGCGTCGGCATCGGCGGCACGCTTGCCGCGCCGCGCGCCAGCGGCCGCATCGAGGGGCGCGCGCTCGGCTTCACGCTCATCGACCAGGGCCTGATCCTCGCCGGCGGTGAGCTCGACCTCGACTTCGACAGTGACAGCCTGCGCCTCGAGCGCCTCGAGTTCGTGTCCACCAATCGTGTGCGTCCGCGCGAGAACCGTATCCCCTTCGACCGCCTCACCGCGACCCCGGGGCGCTTCACCGCGCGCGGAGCGGTGGCGCTGGCGAGCGGGGAGGGCAGCTTCCGCTTCGATGCCGACCGCCTGCCGCTGCTGCAGCGCGACGACCGCTGGATGCTGGTGTCCGGCGCAGGCAGCGCGCGCAGCACCTGGAGCTCGCTCGCGCTCGATGCCGAGTTCCGCGCCGACGCCGGCTACATCGAGTTCGCCGAGTCGCCGCCGCCCAGCCTGTCCGACGACGTCGTCGTGCTCGGCCGTCAGGAAGCGGCCGCGGGCGAGGGCGGCTTCGCGGTGACTGCGGACGTGCGCGTGAGCCTGGGGGACGCGCTCTACCTGTCCGCCCTCGGGCTGGAGACGCGCCTTGCCGGCGACCTGCGCATCCGCCTGCAGCCTGGCAGGCCGTTGTCGGCGGTGGGCACGATTTCCACCGTGGGCGGTAGCTATCGCGGCTACGGGCAGAGCCTTTCGATCGAGCGCGGGGTGGTCAATTTCCAGGGGGCGCTCGATGCGCCCGGGCTCAATATCGTCGCATTGCGCAAGGGGCTCGAGGTCGAGGCTGGCGTTGCGGTCACCGGCAGTGCCAAGCGTCCGCAGATCCGCCTGGTGTCCGAGCCCAACGTGCCCGATCCGGCCAAGCTGTCGTGGATCGTGCTCGGTCGCGCGCCGGATGCCGGCTCCGGCGCCGACCTCGGCCTGCTGCTGCCGGCTGCGGCGGGGCTGCTCGGCGGTCCGGGCGGCGGCATGACCGAGGAGCTGTCGCGCAGCCTGGGCTTCGATTCCTTCTCCTTCGGCCAGGGCGAGTTGAACAGCACCAGCCGCGCCGCCAGCAGCCGGGTGCTCGGCAGCGGCTCGACGGTCGCCAGCGGTCCCTCGGTGTCGGGCCAGGTGCTGAGCCTGGGCAAGCGCCTGGGACCGGACCTCTTCCTGTCCTTCGAGCAGAGCCTCGGTGGTGCGGCCACCCTGGTGAAGCTCACCTACCAGATCTCGCGCCGCATGTCGGTGATCGCGCGCGGCGGCACCGATACCGCGCTCGATGTGCACTACGGCTTTTCCTTCCGCTGA
- the trpC gene encoding indole-3-glycerol phosphate synthase TrpC translates to MSDILQKICAVKEQEVAAARAELPQPVLRAQAEAQPPARDFVGALRAKHVAGRAAVIAEIKKASPSKGVIRADFHPAEIAVAYERAGAACLSVLTDRPFFQGAPEYLQAARAACHLPVLRKDFLIDAYQVFEARAMGADAILLIAACLDLAQMRDMEQLAIALGMAVLVEVHDGAELEQALQLQTPLIGINNRNLRTFEVSLQTTLDLLPRIVSGPGGRIVVTESGILQAQDVALMRDHDVHTFLVGEAFMRAPDPGAELQALFGG, encoded by the coding sequence ATGAGCGACATCCTGCAGAAGATCTGCGCGGTCAAGGAGCAGGAGGTCGCCGCCGCGCGCGCCGAGCTGCCGCAGCCGGTGCTGCGCGCGCAGGCCGAGGCGCAGCCGCCGGCGCGCGATTTCGTCGGCGCGCTTCGCGCCAAGCATGTGGCGGGCCGTGCCGCGGTGATTGCCGAGATCAAGAAGGCCAGTCCCTCCAAGGGCGTGATCCGTGCCGACTTCCACCCCGCCGAGATCGCCGTCGCCTACGAGCGCGCGGGCGCGGCCTGCCTGTCGGTGCTCACCGACCGTCCGTTCTTCCAGGGCGCCCCGGAATACCTGCAGGCAGCGCGTGCAGCCTGCCACCTGCCGGTGCTGCGCAAGGACTTCCTGATCGACGCCTACCAGGTGTTCGAAGCGCGCGCGATGGGCGCCGACGCCATCCTGCTCATTGCCGCCTGCCTGGATCTGGCGCAGATGCGCGACATGGAGCAGCTGGCCATCGCGCTCGGCATGGCGGTCCTGGTGGAGGTTCATGACGGCGCCGAGCTCGAGCAGGCCCTGCAGCTGCAGACCCCGCTGATCGGCATCAACAACCGCAACCTGCGCACCTTCGAGGTCTCGCTGCAGACCACGCTCGACCTGCTGCCACGGATCGTCAGCGGGCCGGGCGGGCGCATCGTGGTCACCGAGTCCGGCATCCTGCAGGCGCAGGACGTCGCCCTCATGCGCGACCATGATGTGCACACCTTCCTCGTCGGCGAGGCCTTCATGCGCGCGCCCGACCCCGGCGCCGAGCTGCAGGCGCTGTTCGGCGGCTGA
- the trpD gene encoding anthranilate phosphoribosyltransferase translates to MTTITPQQALQRTIEHREIFYDEMLSLMRQIMAGEISPVMTAAILTGLRVKKETVGEITAAATVMRELSTKVVVQPPHDHFLDVVGTGGDGAHTFNISTATIFVAAAAGARVAKHGGRSVSSKSGAADVLEALGVNLDLTPQQIAECIEATGIGFMYAPAHHSAMKNVAPVRREMGVRTIFNILGPLTNPAGAPNTLMGVFHPDLVGIQARVMQRLGANHVLVVHGLDGMDEVSLGGTTLVGELKDNKVTEYEIHPEDFGLAMAGSRNLRVEDVAESRAVLLGVLENQAGPAREIVVFNAGVALYTANLVDTIGAGIMRAREAIESGAARAGLDAFVRFTQQFRSGK, encoded by the coding sequence ATGACCACGATCACTCCCCAGCAAGCCCTGCAACGCACGATCGAGCACCGCGAGATCTTCTACGACGAGATGCTGTCGCTGATGCGCCAGATCATGGCCGGCGAGATCTCGCCGGTGATGACCGCCGCCATCCTCACCGGTCTGCGCGTCAAGAAGGAAACCGTCGGCGAGATCACCGCTGCCGCCACCGTGATGCGCGAGCTGTCGACCAAGGTGGTGGTGCAGCCGCCGCACGACCATTTCCTGGACGTCGTGGGCACCGGCGGCGACGGCGCACACACCTTCAACATCTCCACCGCCACCATCTTCGTGGCCGCCGCGGCCGGTGCGCGCGTGGCCAAGCACGGCGGTCGCAGCGTGTCGTCCAAGTCCGGCGCGGCCGACGTGCTCGAGGCGCTCGGCGTCAACCTGGACCTCACGCCGCAGCAGATCGCCGAGTGCATCGAGGCCACCGGCATCGGCTTCATGTACGCCCCGGCGCACCACAGCGCGATGAAGAACGTCGCCCCCGTGCGACGCGAGATGGGCGTGCGCACCATCTTCAACATCCTCGGCCCGCTCACCAATCCGGCCGGTGCGCCCAACACGCTGATGGGCGTGTTCCACCCCGACCTGGTCGGCATCCAGGCGCGCGTGATGCAGCGCCTGGGCGCCAACCACGTGCTCGTGGTGCATGGCCTGGACGGCATGGACGAGGTCAGCCTCGGCGGCACGACGCTGGTCGGCGAGCTCAAGGACAACAAGGTCACCGAGTACGAGATCCATCCCGAGGATTTCGGTCTCGCCATGGCGGGGAGCCGCAACCTGCGCGTCGAGGACGTCGCCGAGTCGCGCGCGGTGCTGCTCGGCGTGCTCGAGAACCAGGCCGGGCCGGCACGCGAGATCGTCGTCTTCAACGCCGGCGTGGCGCTGTACACCGCCAATCTGGTGGATACCATCGGCGCCGGCATCATGCGTGCGCGCGAGGCCATCGAGAGCGGCGCGGCGCGCGCCGGGCTCGACGCCTTCGTGCGCTTCACCCAGCAGTTCCGGAGCGGCAAATGA
- a CDS encoding aminodeoxychorismate/anthranilate synthase component II, protein MLLMIDNYDSFTYNLVQYFGELGAQVKVFRNDEITLDQIERLAPDHLVISPGPCSPAEAGISVPAIKAFAGKLPILGVCLGHQSIGAAFGGRIVHAQKLMHGKTSPVHHLDAGVFRGLPNPLTCTRYHSLAIERSSLPDCLEVTAWTDDNEIMGVRHRTLDVEGVQFHPESILTECGHALLKNFLDRRAAAPAAA, encoded by the coding sequence ATGCTGCTGATGATCGACAACTACGACAGCTTCACCTACAACCTCGTGCAGTACTTCGGCGAGCTCGGTGCCCAGGTGAAGGTTTTCCGCAACGATGAGATCACCCTCGACCAGATCGAGCGCCTCGCCCCCGACCACCTCGTCATCTCGCCCGGGCCGTGCTCGCCGGCCGAGGCCGGCATCTCGGTGCCGGCGATCAAGGCCTTCGCCGGCAAGCTGCCCATCCTCGGCGTCTGCCTCGGTCACCAGAGCATCGGCGCGGCCTTCGGCGGGCGCATCGTGCACGCGCAGAAGCTGATGCACGGCAAGACCTCGCCGGTGCATCACCTCGACGCCGGCGTGTTCCGTGGCCTGCCCAATCCGCTCACCTGCACCCGCTACCATTCGCTGGCCATCGAACGTTCCAGCCTGCCCGACTGTCTGGAAGTGACGGCGTGGACCGACGACAACGAGATCATGGGCGTGCGCCACCGGACGCTGGACGTCGAAGGCGTGCAGTTCCACCCCGAGTCGATCCTCACCGAGTGCGGCCACGCGCTGCTGAAGAACTTCCTCGACCGTCGCGCCGCCGCGCCTGCGGCTGCCTGA
- the trpE gene encoding anthranilate synthase component I, with protein sequence MLEHEFNALAAEGYNRIPLTLETFADLDTPLSIYLKLANEPYTYLLESVQGGERFGRYSFIGLSSPTRIEVYQRSALLLTGNRLVERRDYGDPLNFVAEFMNRIKVPPREHLPRFAGGLVGCFGYDTVRYIEPKLAQTEKPDTLGTPDILLLLSEEVAIVDNLSGKLTLVVYAEPEVPGAYKRAQKRLRELLARLRAPVQIPEETRAESAPPVSSFGEEAFKDAVRRAKQYIVDGDVMQVVLSQRMSKPYAASPMALYRAIRSLNPSPYMFYFNFEDFHVVGASPEILTRLEDDVVTVRPIAGTRKRGATVAEDLALEKELLADEKERAEHLQLLDLGRNDAGRVSETGTVKVTERFTIERYSHVMHIVSNVEGKLKEGLNALAVLRATFPAGTVSGAPKVRAMEIIDELEPVKRGVYAGAVGYLGFHGDMDLAIAIRTAVLKDGQIHVQAGAGIVADSDPDAEWQETQSKARAMLRAAEMAEGGLDTRA encoded by the coding sequence ATGCTCGAACACGAATTCAACGCCCTCGCCGCCGAGGGCTACAACCGTATTCCGCTCACCCTCGAGACCTTCGCCGATCTCGACACCCCGCTGTCGATCTACCTGAAGCTCGCCAACGAGCCCTACACCTACCTGCTCGAGTCGGTGCAGGGCGGCGAGCGCTTCGGGCGCTACTCCTTCATCGGGCTGTCCTCGCCCACGCGCATCGAGGTCTATCAGCGCTCGGCGCTGCTGCTCACCGGCAACCGCCTGGTCGAGCGCCGCGACTACGGCGATCCGCTCAACTTCGTCGCCGAGTTCATGAACCGCATCAAGGTGCCGCCGCGCGAGCACCTGCCGCGCTTCGCCGGCGGCCTGGTGGGCTGCTTCGGCTACGACACGGTGCGCTACATCGAGCCCAAGCTGGCGCAGACCGAGAAGCCCGACACCCTGGGCACGCCCGACATCCTGCTGCTGCTCTCCGAAGAAGTCGCGATCGTCGACAACCTCAGCGGCAAGCTCACCCTGGTGGTCTATGCCGAGCCCGAGGTTCCCGGTGCGTACAAGCGCGCGCAGAAGCGCCTGCGCGAGCTGCTCGCCCGCCTGCGCGCGCCGGTGCAGATCCCCGAGGAGACGCGCGCCGAGTCCGCGCCGCCGGTGTCGAGCTTCGGCGAGGAGGCCTTCAAGGACGCGGTGCGCCGCGCCAAGCAGTACATCGTCGACGGCGACGTCATGCAGGTGGTGCTGTCGCAGCGCATGAGCAAGCCCTACGCCGCCAGCCCGATGGCGCTGTACCGCGCGATCCGCTCGCTCAATCCCTCGCCCTACATGTTCTATTTCAACTTCGAGGACTTCCACGTCGTCGGCGCCTCGCCCGAGATCCTCACCCGGCTCGAGGACGACGTCGTCACCGTGCGCCCGATCGCCGGCACCCGCAAGCGCGGCGCCACGGTGGCCGAGGACCTCGCGCTCGAGAAGGAGCTGCTCGCCGACGAGAAGGAGCGCGCCGAGCACCTGCAGCTGCTCGACCTCGGCCGCAACGACGCCGGCCGGGTGTCCGAGACCGGTACGGTGAAGGTCACCGAGCGCTTCACCATCGAGCGCTACTCGCACGTGATGCACATCGTCTCCAACGTCGAGGGCAAGCTCAAGGAAGGCCTCAACGCGCTCGCCGTGCTGCGCGCCACCTTTCCGGCCGGCACGGTTTCGGGCGCGCCCAAGGTGCGGGCGATGGAGATCATCGACGAGCTCGAGCCGGTCAAGCGCGGCGTCTATGCCGGCGCGGTCGGTTATCTCGGCTTTCATGGCGACATGGACCTCGCGATCGCGATCCGCACCGCGGTGCTCAAGGACGGCCAGATCCACGTCCAGGCCGGCGCCGGCATCGTCGCCGACTCCGACCCCGACGCCGAATGGCAGGAGACGCAAAGCAAGGCCCGCGCCATGCTGCGCGCCGCCGAGATGGCCGAAGGCGGGCTGGACACGCGGGCCTGA
- a CDS encoding phosphoglycolate phosphatase — protein MSVRARFSPRAVLFDLDGTLLDTIADLADAANLMLAELGRPGRSEDEIHGFVGKGIPNLVRRCMTEGSTASEDEIDFAVGVFRHHYARVNGARTRIYPGVTELLVTLRARDLPLAVVTNKAEAFTLPLLERMEIAHYFDTVVSGDTLAVKKPDPATVHLACTRLGVAATEALMIGDSANDALAAQGAGMPVLLVTYGYSEGVPVDTIECDGLVSNALQVLDHIVPA, from the coding sequence ATGAGCGTGCGGGCGCGCTTCTCGCCGCGTGCGGTGCTGTTCGACCTCGACGGCACCTTGCTCGACACCATTGCCGACCTCGCCGACGCGGCCAACCTGATGCTCGCCGAGCTCGGCCGCCCCGGCCGCAGCGAGGACGAGATCCACGGCTTCGTCGGCAAGGGCATCCCCAACCTCGTGCGGCGTTGCATGACCGAGGGCAGCACGGCCAGCGAAGACGAGATCGACTTCGCGGTCGGCGTGTTCCGCCACCATTACGCGCGCGTCAATGGCGCGCGCACCCGCATCTACCCGGGCGTCACCGAGCTGCTTGTCACCCTGCGCGCGCGCGATCTGCCGCTCGCCGTGGTCACCAACAAGGCCGAAGCCTTCACGCTGCCGCTGCTCGAACGCATGGAGATCGCCCACTACTTCGATACCGTGGTCAGTGGCGACACCCTGGCGGTGAAGAAGCCCGACCCTGCGACGGTCCACCTGGCCTGCACGCGGCTGGGCGTGGCGGCCACCGAGGCGCTGATGATCGGCGACTCGGCCAACGACGCGCTCGCCGCCCAGGGCGCGGGCATGCCGGTGCTGTTGGTCACCTACGGCTACAGCGAAGGCGTGCCGGTGGACACCATCGAATGCGATGGGCTAGTATCGAACGCGCTTCAGGTTCTGGATCACATCGTTCCGGCATAG
- the rpe gene encoding ribulose-phosphate 3-epimerase: MYRIAPSLLSADFARLGEEVRNVIAAGADWIHFDVMDNHYVPNLTIGPLVCEAIRPHTTAPIDVHLMVKPVDRIIPDFAKAGANVITFHPEASEHIDRSLGLIRDAGCQAGLVFNPATPLHHMDHVMDKLDVVLLMSVNPGFGGQKFIPETLVKLRAARAKLDAYAARTGRRILLEIDGGVKTDNIAEIARAGADTFVAGSAVFGAGKDGDPHRYDSIIGALRAELAKVAA; this comes from the coding sequence ATGTACCGCATCGCCCCCAGCCTGCTGTCCGCCGACTTCGCCCGTCTCGGCGAGGAGGTGCGCAACGTCATCGCCGCCGGCGCCGACTGGATCCATTTCGACGTGATGGACAACCATTACGTCCCCAACCTCACGATCGGCCCGCTGGTGTGCGAGGCGATCCGCCCGCACACCACCGCGCCGATCGACGTGCACCTGATGGTGAAGCCGGTCGACCGCATCATTCCCGATTTCGCCAAGGCCGGCGCCAACGTCATCACCTTCCACCCCGAGGCCTCCGAGCACATCGACCGCAGCCTCGGCCTGATCCGCGATGCCGGCTGCCAGGCGGGGCTGGTGTTCAACCCCGCCACGCCGCTGCACCACATGGACCACGTCATGGACAAGCTCGACGTGGTGCTGCTGATGAGCGTGAACCCCGGCTTCGGCGGACAGAAGTTCATCCCCGAGACGCTGGTCAAGCTGCGCGCTGCGCGCGCGAAGCTCGATGCCTATGCGGCGCGCACCGGCCGCCGCATCCTGCTCGAGATCGACGGCGGGGTGAAGACCGACAACATCGCCGAGATCGCCCGCGCCGGGGCCGACACCTTCGTCGCCGGCTCGGCGGTGTTCGGCGCCGGCAAGGACGGCGACCCCCACCGCTACGACTCGATCATCGGCGCGCTGCGCGCCGAACTGGCGAAGGTGGCGGCATGA